The Streptomyces sp. NBC_00459 DNA segment ACCGCTTCCGCCGCCGCACACCCGGCTCCACCAGGCCATGCCGCACCAGGATCCGATACACCGTCATCCGCGACGGCACAGGCGCCACCGCCCCCGAACGCCCCAGCACATGAGCGATCCGCCGCGGACCCCACCGAGGATGCTCACGCCGCAGCTCACACACGGCCGCCTCCACCTCGGCAGAAGCCTGATGCGGACACGAAGCTGGCCTACGCGAACGGTCCGCCAGCCCGGCCAGACCGGAGGCCTCATACCGGGACTTCCACCCGCTGACCGTCTGCCGGGACACACCAAGCGACGCGGCAACCTCCGTCACCGTCGCGCCCGCCAGCACCGCAAGCACAGCCCGGTATCTCTGCTCGACAACCGACAACTCCACCAGAGCCAATCCCGGCCTCCCGCCACACGCCGCAACGACGCGCACAGCAAAGCCGATCACGGCCACCGTCAACCATCAGCTGGGATCGAACTGTCAAGCATCTACCGGGATCGGACAGGCCGCTGCCCAGCGTGCTGTTCAGAGTTTCTTTACTGGATCAAGGCGGCCCGCCTACGGCGTGCCGCGCGCGCTGGCGGCCACGGGCCGCCGCCGCTCCCTGTCTCCGCCACCGCTGCGGCGGCCCCCGGCCACTCAGCGCGCAGTCCCGCCAAGGCAGACAGCCAGGCCAGGAAGCAACTCGCCCAGCCCGAGCACGCACGACCCCGCCGTCCGGGTGGCCGTCGTTTCGAAACCGGGAAGCGTGGCTGATGCCGGTACGGGGTTGCTGGAGGCATACGTGACGGGTGCTTGTTCGGCGCACTCGCCGTCTTGGCTCACTTTCGGTGGTGCAGGTCAGAACTGCGCTTCCAATGACCGCCTTCAACCGCCGCCCTCTCTAACTCAACAACAGCTGACGGGGGTTGCCGCCGCACCCGAATCCGAGCACGCCGACCGCCCCGGTACCATCGGCACCGGGGTCCTGATCAGGGCTTCCACGACCGGACCACCCGGAATGCTGTCCAGGCTGAGGGGTGGTCCGGTCCTTTGTTGTTGGCGTCCGCGCGCTCTGCTGACGTGAGGCGGACCGGGTTTTCGGGATCAGGTCAGGGCTTTGACCACCTCGGGGATGGTGGGCCGATCCCCCGGGGAATGACTGAGCATCGCGTCGACCAATTCGCCTAGCTCACCGGGCACTTTCACGGGCCGACGTCGGCCGTTGGCCACTGCCTGTCGCTGCACGGGTCGTGGAGCGTCGTCCGGGTACTCGCACGCCCGCCAGCCCGTGGCGGAGATGAGCAGCGAGGCCCCGAGCGCGTAGACGTCGGCTTCCTGCGTCGGCTCCGCTTCCCCGGTGTCGAGCACGCTGCGTGCGATCTCTGGTGCTTCGTAGTGGACGAGGCAGCCGCGGAACGGGAAGTCGTGCCCCTCGGGTACGTGGCCGCCGTGGGCAAGGGCGAGGTCGATGAGGTGTGTTCGTTCGGGCCCGATGATGAAGTGGGCAGGCTGTACATCGCCGTGTGCCCAGCCCTTGGCGTGGAGGTCGGCGAGCGCTTCGGCGCATTCCAGTGCTTCGCTGGTGTGCGGTGCGATGGGCGAGTCCTTCGTACGGCAGCGCTCCCACAGCCGGTACAGGTCCGGCCCTTCGTGCCACGGCTGGAAGTTCCACGTGCCGTGCTCCCACTCGCCGTACGCGATTCCCTCAACGCCGAGGCGAAGCAGAACGGCACCCTCGCGCGCCGGCGCGAGCGCGGTCCAGGGTTGGGCAGGCCAGTCGGCCGT contains these protein-coding regions:
- a CDS encoding protein kinase domain-containing protein; translated protein: MPGSTPELPIVVLDALMPTTQRMVINRRGSTVWEVESHRGHYAVKIGYPIEATADWPAQPWTALAPAREGAVLLRLGVEGIAYGEWEHGTWNFQPWHEGPDLYRLWERCRTKDSPIAPHTSEALECAEALADLHAKGWAHGDVQPAHFIIGPERTHLIDLALAHGGHVPEGHDFPFRGCLVHYEAPEIARSVLDTGEAEPTQEADVYALGASLLISATGWRACEYPDDAPRPVQRQAVANGRRRPVKVPGELGELVDAMLSHSPGDRPTIPEVVKALT